The Anolis carolinensis isolate JA03-04 chromosome 1, rAnoCar3.1.pri, whole genome shotgun sequence genome window below encodes:
- the LOC134298852 gene encoding trichohyalin-like → MAHYKPKGEKETKDLKTQPRRSSIPEDMNLRDMMRDMMKEVYRMQEKQDILQKMVQEQMSDMRKEWKEDLGEMKKEMNQIQEDLRELRSEKKELRKIQETTQKEIKEIHERNRKMERKQEELEAKEMEFQLRLRNIVEEPREDIRLTVVEILSNLLGCTEREMEEQMDRTYRVNTIYAKKNKTPRDVIVHLTRKVIRDEILKINNRKQIYFKEKKVAILKEQPSSVINRRRKYTPLTDELKKRKIKFKWEREEGLMATFRERKYWITTEEGAKEFLRKIKSEKGKDREEEEHENNEREKKKKRLREFSPDKEEMDLGNYRLNLRGNTEIVNLDRVKETQEESMERVEEEEEKEEKEEENQKEEGQC, encoded by the coding sequence atggcACACTACAaaccaaagggagaaaaagaaacaaaggactTGAAGACCCAACCTAGGAGATCATCCATACCGGAAGACATGAATCTCAGGGATATGATGAGAGACATGATGAAGGAGGTTTATAGAATGCAAGAGAAGCAGGATATACTTCAAAAGATGGTGCAAGAACAAATGTCAGATATGAGAAAGGAATGGAAGGAAGATCTAggagaaatgaaaaaagagatgAACCAAATCCAGGAAGATTTGAGAGAATTAAGGTCAGAGAAGAAGGAGTTAAGGAAAATTCAAGAAACCACgcagaaggaaataaaagaaatacatgaaagaaatagaaaaatggaaaggaaacagGAAGAACTGGAAGCAAAAGAAATGGAGTTCCAGCTAAGGTTACGAAACATAGTGGAAGAACCAAGAGAAGATATAAGACTGACGGTGGTGGAGATACTCTCCAATCTCCTGGGATGTacagagagagaaatggaagagCAGATGGATAGGACATACAGAGTAAATACAATAtatgcaaagaaaaacaaaacaccaagagATGTGATTGTACATCTGACAAGGAAAGTAATAAGAGacgaaatattgaaaataaacaacagaaaacaaatctactttaaagaaaaaaaggtaGCCATCTTAAAAGAACAACCAAGTTCGGtgataaacagaagaagaaaatataccCCACTCACTGACgaattaaaaaagaggaaaataaagtttaaatgggaaagagaagaggggTTAATGGCGACATTTAGAGAACGGAAATACTGGATAACCACAGAAGAAGGTGCTAAAGAGTTCTTAAGAAAAATTAAATCAGAAAAGGGGAAGGATAGAGAAGAGGAGGAACATGAAAAcaatgaaagagagaagaaaaagaagagattgCGAGAGTTCTCTCCGGATAAGGAAGAGATGGATCTGGGAAACTATAGATTAAATCTAAGAGGAAATACAGAAATAGTGAACCTGGACAGAGTAAAGGAAACACAGGAGGAAAGTATGGAAAgagtggaagaagaggaagaaaaagaggagaaagaagaagaaaatcaaaaAGAAGAAGGACAATGCTAA